A window of the Garra rufa chromosome 10, GarRuf1.0, whole genome shotgun sequence genome harbors these coding sequences:
- the LOC141343743 gene encoding uncharacterized protein, whose product MSSSSAVFESRLKSVLESAVSEILQLHEDGLMLMRLQIRQRDAEIGAMKSRVSALEELLQRVTAANSRGRLVHKPTFNLHHNKNLHTNQTNTDPEHHSSKEAHTQIICADREDEQLAEDLDAPHSEEDLSGLLELEMKQSFPSEITDLDLQENAVINAQPTADLRCSQTPANADACAFASAESGPSVPARQTLNSLSFESVNHNSWTNRTEPDFIRTSPDENPNRGCADRRAFAGTEAAAAHRRESVHEKWFICSFCGKSFDRFSHLQMHQRIHTGEKPFRCATCGKNFSQQSNLRTHQKIHRKTRTHT is encoded by the exons ATGTCGAGCAGCAGTGCCGTGTTTGAGAGCAGACTGAAGTCTGTGCTGGAGTCCGCGGTGTCGGAGATCCTGCAGCTCCACGAGGACGGACTGATGCTCATGCGCCTCCAGATCCGACAGAGAGACGCGGAGATCGGCGCGATGAAGAGCAGAGTCTCGGCGCTGGAGGAACTCTTACAGCGGGTCACCGCAGCCAACAGCAGGG GGCGTCTCGTTCATAAACCTACTTTCAATCTTCATCATAATAAAAATCTACACACCAACCAGACAAACACAGATCCAGAGCATCATTCCAGTAAAGAAGCTCACACACAGATCATCTGCGCAGACAGAGAGGATGAGCAGCTCGCCGAAGACCTGGACGCTCCTCACAGCGAGGAAGACCTCAGTGGACTCCTGGAGTTAGAGATGAAGCAGAGCTTCCCATCCGAAATCACAGATCTGGACTTGCAGGAAAACGCTGTCATTAATGCGCAGCCAACAGCAGATCTGCGCTGCTCGCAGACGCCTGCAAACGCAGACGCATGCGCATTCGCATCTGCAGAAAGCGGCCCGTCCGTCCCAGCTAGACAAACTTTAAACAGCCTCAGCTTTGAGTCTGTGAACCACAACTCATGGACAAACAGAACAGAACCAGACTTCATCCGAACATCTCCAGATGAGAATCCGAACCGCGGTTGCGCAGACAGACGCGCATTCGCAGGGACGGAAGCAGCGGCGGCACACCGGAGAGAATCTGTGCATGAGAAGTGGTTCATCTGCTCGTTCTGCGGGAAGAGTTTCGACCGCTTCAGTCACCTGCAGATGCACCAGCgcattcacaccggagagaaacccttCCGCTGCGCAACCTGCGGCAAGAACTTCTCGCAGCAGAGCAACCTGCGCACGCACCAGAAGATACACCGCAAGACACGCACGCACACGTGA
- the LOC141343739 gene encoding uncharacterized protein: protein MSYCSFQAQLVSIMDIVAKAAVAEINRRVEESCAVIRLELSRSRKDIDALKRKCVIMDSELRRVRGRGRRRVWMCGTSERFPTPFKTQRDADTAEIRDQTHNIQQSVCSLEEEISTPAIKQERQEQESSGPGGNHPFDHEQHDIHQIQTQENQKPLLEASEIQNTHFTHAQMLSEQEKCDEEHLSGLGLQVKAEKDEEEARVHLRFAQMWTAVPETSADIQVENTERTFPVSQNTIFSGNLHPVETQMELYEPEQINANDQTMSAVVDTVPAFSHGPPASVRRLRTRWRSSANAEKRFSCSFCEKSFSRFSQLKEHLRSHTGEKPFACAQCGRSFTKHCNLIRHAVVHSGEKPYQCGQCGKRFTQRSSLKSHQRTHSGAWDHHS from the exons ATGTCGTACTGCTCGTTCCAGGCGCAGCTCGTGTCCATCATGGACATTGTGGCCAAAGCGGCGGTAGCGGAAATCAACCGGCGAGTGGAGGAGAGCTGCGCGGTCATCCGACTGGAACTGAGCCGCAGCCGGAAGGACATCGATGCTCTCAAGAGGAAATGCGTGATTATGGACAGCGAGCTGAGGAGGGTCAGAGGACGGGGCAGGAGGAGAG TGTGGATGTGTGGAACATCAGAGCGCTTTCCTACACCGTTCAAGACGCAGAGAGATGCAGACACAGCTGAGATCAGAGATCAGACCCACAACATCCAACAG TCCGTCTGTTCACTAGAGGAGGAAATCAGCACTCCAGCGATCAAACAAGAGCGACAGGAACAGGAATCCAGCGGTCCAGGAG GGAATCATCCCTTCGATCACGAGCAGCATGACATCCACCAGATCCAAACTCAGGAGAACCAAAAACCACTGTTAGAAGCTTCTGAGATCCAAAACACACATTTCACTCATGCACAGATGCTTTCAGAGCAAGAGAAATGTGATGAAGAGCATCTGAGCGGTTTGGGACTTCAGGTTAAAGCTGAGAAAGATGAGGAGGAAGCGAGAGTTCACCTGAGGTTTGCACAGATGTGGACGGCGGTCCCCGAAACAAGCGCTGACATCCAGGTGGAAAACACAGAACGGACGTTTCCAGTGTCACAAAACACCATCTTCAGCGGCAATTTACATCCTGTAGAGACACAAATGGAGCTGTATGAGCCGGAACAGATCAATGCAAATGATCAGACGATGAGTGCGGTAGTCGACACGGTTCCGGCGTTCAGTCACGGGCCGCCCGCGAGCGTCCGCCGGCTCCGGACTCGCTGGCGCTCGAGTGCGAACGCGGAGAAGCGCTTCAGCTGCTCGTTTTGCGAGAAGAGCTTCAGTCGGTTCAGTCAGCTGAAGGAGCATCTGCGCagccacaccggagagaagccctTCGCCTGCGCTCAGTGCGGCCGCAGCTTCACCAAACACTGCAATCTGATCCGGCACGCCGTGGTGCACAGCGGAGAGAAGCCGTACCAGTGCGGCCAGTGCGGGAAACGCTTCACGCAGCGCTCCAGTCTCAAATCGCACCAGAGGACGCACTCTGGAGCATGGGATCATCACAGCTGA